In Mesotoga infera, the DNA window GAGGAAGAAGAGGAAACGTCAATCACTTCTACGCCGAGCGCGCCCGCAAGCTCATCGAGCTTCTTCCTGTAATCGGCCGACTGCCTTTCGGTCAATCCGGAATACACGAGAACTGCCCTTCCGGTAAACGGTTCCCCGTTGTAAAGCTTCTTCCCCTTCAAAGATCCGGCGAAATCATTGAAATGCGCGAGAAGCCTTATGGAGATCTCGGCTGCCTTTCTCTCGGTTATCCTGGTTGCCTGCAGAAAGACGATATCTCCCCTTTCTATCCCGGCCTGACTTCTTAGCCTTCGACTGCGCTCGTCGGAGATCGAGACTGGTCCGCCGAAGTCCATCACATTCGGCACGACCGTTGCCCTGATCCCCCTCCTGTTAAAAAGATCGGACGCTGAAATCGAGTTGATCGTCAGGTTCTTGACGTTTGGAAGATCGGGAGGGAAGTAGTTCTCGAGGAGTTCCATGACGCTTCGATAGGGACTGCAGTAGTAAGGCCGGTCCCACCAGAAGTCGTGGTTGTGAGAGATAAACGGCTTGCTCGACTCCTCCGCGAAGTCATGCAGAGCCAGTCCCGCAGGTATAGACCACCCAAGCGACCAGATGTTGTTCGGTATAAGAAGATCGAAGTTGGAGAGAACAGATCTGAAACTGCCGAGAATCTCGGCGGTTCTCATGGAAAGTTCATCCAGCAGGGCACGCTCCGACGTGGGAACGCTGCCGTAGAGCTTCGAATTCAGGATTTCATTTCTCTCGTCGTTGTATTCTATCTCCGGAATCACAATGTCTACACCGGGAGCGTTGTTTCCCGCGATTATATCCACCGAGCTTCCCATTCTCGAGAGGACTTTGCGCCACTTTTCCATTTCGAGGGAAACACCGTCCATTAATCCTGCCCTGTAGTGAATCAAACCCACTCTCATAAGAACACCCCCTTGCCGAACAATCACAGGAATTCACTACTAATATCCAATAATCTCGCC includes these proteins:
- a CDS encoding glycosyltransferase family 1 protein; amino-acid sequence: MRVGLIHYRAGLMDGVSLEMEKWRKVLSRMGSSVDIIAGNNAPGVDIVIPEIEYNDERNEILNSKLYGSVPTSERALLDELSMRTAEILGSFRSVLSNFDLLIPNNIWSLGWSIPAGLALHDFAEESSKPFISHNHDFWWDRPYYCSPYRSVMELLENYFPPDLPNVKNLTINSISASDLFNRRGIRATVVPNVMDFGGPVSISDERSRRLRSQAGIERGDIVFLQATRITERKAAEISIRLLAHFNDFAGSLKGKKLYNGEPFTGRAVLVYSGLTERQSADYRKKLDELAGALGVEVIDVSSSSSLNQSAFFEAYGIADIVTYPTVFEGWGNQLLEAILYRKPLALFRYSVFKSDIQDSGISFVDLGDQYGYKEGLAEIPDRNIINAAKDISELLFDRDRYIEVTERNFELGREKFSFETLSEIIQELIVDLV